The Pristis pectinata isolate sPriPec2 chromosome 20, sPriPec2.1.pri, whole genome shotgun sequence genomic sequence ATCTTAGGATTGAACCCATAAATTTCTGACTCAAAAGCAAGGGGTGCGACTCCTGAGCCACGGCCAAGACCAATACAGATATCCTATTGATCACCAATGAACTGcacaaaaaaaactttcacaataaaacaaattattacaTATATCACTGAGAAAACACAATAGACAATTTTGTCCCACAGTTCCCTTAATAGCTAAAAGGTTGTATTACGTTCATGTGTAGCTAATCACTTAAaattttcaatagttttatataTTTTACCACAAACATAGCAAAGTGAATTTACATGATAAGAATTTCTGATTTGCTCTCAGTGGCAACATTTCTTCTGCATCTCTATTATGTCAATATTAtgcatcctttaaactttcactttGTTCTGTAAAAGCCTGAAGTAACCTATCCTGCAGACACTTTCTCCTGTCAACATCCTGATTATGTGGAAGTCACAGCTGACTGTGGTGTCCTACTCAAATCAAAGTCATAATCATACAGCAATgaggtccacactgaccaacacacacctacactaatcccattctattctccccacattcccaactcccTGCAAACtttaccattcacccacacaccagggataatttacctgacaaattaaccaatcaacttgcacatctttgagacatgtgagaaaccagaacacccatgAAGTCTCAGACagggcatgcaaactccacacagagaacctgggtaactggagctgtgaggcagcagctctcctaggTGTGCCACTGTGTTACGTCAGTATGTAAGAAAAGCGGCACACAGGAGTTATTGTCATCACCACTGTTTTAACTTGCTTTACATTAAATCTTTGCAACTTTGGCAGTATCTACTCTGCTACCTTTACTTTCTTAATAGGCAGTTACCACCTAAACAACCACAAAATTATTGTTTGCCAGCACAATGGGTGCTGTGATAACCTGGAATAGGTTCCTTTTATTGTAAATAATGTTTAACTTAGAGATTACATTGTAAATATCACACTGCAGTGAAAACACCAGCCTACATGACTGCAGAGAAGAGCTGAAGAGGCTTTGCATCTTTCCATGAATCCGCTGGAAATAGTGAATGGATTCAGCTGGTGTTCTTCCAGGAGACCGCTGGAAATGGAAAGAAAGGAAATACTGGGGTCCAACGAGACCCACTGCCTCTCCGATCAGGGAACTCACGATGGGCAATAAACGCCTTGACATTCTTCCAATTTCAACCTCTTGAATATGCCTAAATTGCTCTGTCATTGGCAGCCTTCTCTCTAGTTGCCAAGATCCTAAACTCAGGAATTCACTTCCCAAGCCTGtccatctctctttccttctATGACCATTAACCTTAATATCTCATTACGTGTCATTTTCTTTGTGCTCTGCGATGCAGTTTTTATTGTGTTAAAGGCAAGTGTTGATGTGCAGACTATTTATAACGTAATCCCAGGCAGACAGACTGCCTCTGTGGAAATGCAGAGATCAGAGAATGTTGACTGCAGGTTAAAGTCCGACTGCAGATCCCTCTGCCAAGTCTCTATGGTGCTCTGCAAGTCCAAGAAAAGGATTTCTGGGACACTGAATGAGTACATTTGATACTTGAGGTTTTTAGTAATTCTGGGACAAAAAGCTGAGAAAGAGAAAGCCCGAAGCTCAGTCATGCTTAAACAATTCTCAAAGCTCTTGCTAAAATCAAACCAGTATGAAACAGGGAACCCAAGGAGAAACCCAAACACTGTACAGAGGTTCCACTCTGAAGAAAAAATCTCACTGGCAGTAACAAAACCTGATTTGCTCTTCCCGGTCTGAATTACCTGGGATTTTAAGTGCTTCCAAATAATGTCCAAATGGGCCTTGACTTGATTTGTCACCCACAGCTCAGCTAGTTGTGGGTCATCTCTATACACAGAAACATCAATGACTTGAACACCATTTTCTTGCAGTGCTCTTTCCAAGTGTCTGATGGTTCTGTTTAAATTTATTATTAAGATATTGTCTTGTATGCTGAGGATGTGCAAATTTTCAGAGAGAAATCCCATTTTCCATAGCTCCTGAACAAATTTCTGGATCTGTTCTGCGTTTGATGAACAATAATCAAACAAGAAAGCAGGCTTTAACCCCAGATCTACAGTTAGGACTTCAGCAAGGAGCTGCAGGCACCGTGATTCTGAAAAACGTTTCTTTCGGTTCAGCCTTAAAGACTTCTGTGTCATGAAGATCAGTTGCTCTTTCTGTGCAGCCTCCATTGTGGTAACAAACACTCTAAAATACAAGAGAGACACAAGTAGACCAAGGAAAAATAATCCATTCAACTGACAGGAAATATTAAGGAgatatttaattcatttttctgcAAAAATATCTAATGCAGTGGTTATAGAGAGTGATTAAATGAATGGTCTCAAAAGTGGAACTAATGTCTGAACTTTATACAATTCCtgtgtatgttaaagatgaacttgatctcccaatctacctcgtcatggcctttgcactttatttgtttacctacaCTGTATTttttctgtagctgctacactatattctgcatcctgcttTCTTTTGACCACCTCAATGTgctacgtatggaatgatctgtctggatggcagccaaaagctcttcactgcatctcagtacacatgacaataataaaccaatactaatgtcaacaatgttcaagtttattgtcatagccaTAGATACAGAGTATAAATGTCATAAATGCTTTTCACAGCTAATAAACTAATGCAATTGTTTTTGGGAAAAGCATATTGTTGGAGTGTCAACTCCTTCAAATCTATTTAGTAATAGCAGAAAGAAGCAgtgagaacagtacagcacaggaataagcccttcagtccacaatattGGAAAATATTTCCTGTAAATTTGCATAGAAATCTGAAGTTCAATTAAGTTTTCTCCTGACATGCCATGCCACCTTTCCCTGTAGTATCCCAACCTTCCTTCCCAATCCCAGTATCTGGCACAGGGTCGCACTGCTGGCTGGAAGCTCAGACCAGAGGCCAGTGTTGAAGGGTCTGTCCACAGCGGCGTGACCCAATGCTCCACAGCCCGGACTCCCGGACCAGGCGTGCCAGCTCCTGCATCCGATGTGCCACCACCCATTCACTCTGCTGGGGTCAGCTCCTGGTGTGTGGCTGCAGCACCACAGGGCGAGGTTACCTGACCCACCACGTCCACCAGGATAACCGCCTGGGGGAGGGGCCCAGGGGAAAcaccgggggaggggagggaccgGGGCCCGGGGGAGGGGACGGACCGGGGGAGAcgggcccgggggggggggggggggaccggggGAGAcgggcccgggggggggggggggagaccggGGGAGAcgggcccggggggggggggggagaccggGGAGAcgggcccggggggggggggggaccggggCCCTGGGGGGGGGGACCGGGGGAGAcgggcccggggggggggggggaccggggccctgggggggggggccgggggagACGGGGACCGGGGCCCGGGGGGGGGCCGGGGGAgacggggaccgggggggggccGGGGGAGACGGGGACCGGGGCCCGGGGGGGGCCGGGGGAGACGGGGACCGGGGCCCGGGGGGGGGCCGGGGGAGACGGGGACCGGGGCCCGGGGGGGGGCCGGGGGAGACGGGGACcggggcccggggggggggggccgggggacGCGGGGACGGGGGCCCGGGGGGGGGGCCGGGGCCCGGGGGGGGGGCCGGGGCCCGGGGGggggccgggggagggggggCCGGGGGAGACGGGGACCGGGGCccggggggggggccgggggagACGGGCCCGGGGGAGACGGGGACcggggcccgggggggggggggccgggggagCGCGGTAACACTTCAGGGAAGGTAAACCGCCCCCAATCGCCAGTTCGTCACGGCGGCCGCTGCCCGGCGGTGCAGTGGGTGCGGGGACGGCCCGCCAGACCCCGGGCCGAGGGGCGGGGGGAGCCCGGTCTCCGCGGCCGCCGCCAGCCCGAGGTAACGGAGAACTCACCCGTTTACCGGCGCTGGGGGAACGGGGCGGCCGCGGGGCATTGTGGGGAGGCCCGGAGGGGGCGGGGCTGCTGCCGCCTGAGGCTCCGCCCACCGCGCCTCATTGGACGCCGGCATTTCCCGCCTTCCCATTGGCCGCGGTCTCCCGCCTGAACACATCGGCTCCGCCCGCGGGTTCGCGCGAAGACCCggagccgcccccccccccccccccccacctccggtCACACGGGCTGGTGTTCGCAGTGAAAGCAGCCAGCGCCCGTTGTGCTGGCAAAcaacgggaggggaggggagggggagggggagagggagggggagagggaggggggagagggagggggagagggggctggggggagggagggagggggagagggggctggggggagggagggagggagggagggagggggagagggggctggggggagggagggggagagggggctgggggggagggagggggagagggggctgggggagggagggagggggagagggggctgggggagggagggagggggagagggggctggggggagggagggagggggagagggggctggggggagggagggggagagggggctgggggagggagggagggggagagggggctggggggagggagggagggggagagggggctgggggagggagggggagggagagggggatggggagggagggggagggaagaaaggtggagggggggagaggggggagcagggagggaggagtgagggagggggagtggggtgagagaggggtaggggggaggatgagggggaaagggtgagggaggggagcggggggggggcggcgtgccaaacacaaactagaggaacagaacctcattttccatcttggaaccttgcagcctaacggcacgaacattgaattctcccactttaagtaactcccacccccccccccccccacccaccatgcttctcttccctttccaacCTATCTGTTATCTAccttttccccctttctttcctcacctttgacccatcccccggtggatctgctctctcctcctcccccgcacctgcccatcactatctcttacctgcatctacctatcaccaccctgtgcccaccccacctcccctctttgtccacctatcactgctctgcgtttccctcctatatattgggcttccccttttcctatcttcagtcctggagaagggtcctgacctgaaacgttgactgcctgcttttctccacggatgctgcccggcctgctgagttcctccagcatcttgttgcttttttggtctagattccagcatctgcagtcctttatttctctagtttcACCTTGAGAGGCCACTtcagagttgctttggaaactgatgaGTAATGTCTTCTGTTGAAGACACAGGAGAGTGCAGATAGTGGAATCTAGAGCAGAGGGTTGCTGGAGGAAGCAGTTCTCCCCCAACAGCTTGTTTTTGGTCCAGTcatttctattgatacttgtgcaacaatactctattaaacaatgcgATATCCACCGATACTTCCAGCCCATTGAAACCAGCCATTAAGCATGCAACATCCTGGTTCTGTAACACTGTAAtgaggcaggggaagacaatgaATAAATGTCCCTCACCACTGATGagcctcccggcacttatccctgcaacagtgcaaagtgctacacctgtccctacacctcctccctcaccaccattcagggccctaaacagcccttccagatgaggcactgcttcacctgtgaatctgagggtgtcatttattgcatccggtgctcccggtgcggcctcctctacatcggtgagacccgacgcagattgggtgaccgcttcgtcaagcaccttcgctctgtctgccgcaaaagcaaggatctcccggtggccacccacttcaattgcACATCTCACCGCCACactaacatgtctatccacggcctcccctactgccacgttgaagccagatgcaggttggaggaatattctgccttgggagtctccaacctgatggcctcaacattgatttctccaacttctagtaaccccaccccttccccctcacccctttcccctcccctgcccttctgacctgcccatctattccccacctccttcccttttttccatggtccactgccctctcctaccggattccttcttcagccctttgcctcttctacctatcacctctcagtttcttatattactccctttcatccctcctcccctgtccacctacattccccctctcacctggactgacctatcacctgccacactgtgctccttccccaatcttcttattctggcttctgcccccttcctttccagtcctgatggacgatctcgacctgaaatgtcaactgtttgtttccctccatagatgctgcctgacctgctgagttcctccagcattttgtgagtgttgcAAATAAATGTTTGGGTTAGTTTGTCCTCGTGAACACTATTCATTACACTGTGGAGGTATTGTTACCATATCAAGtgtatttttgtgtattttccagtttatggacaaaatcgacatgGATAAACGGAACCTGTTCATAATCCGGAGAAGCCTGTATTTGaattcccaaaatatatcacctcacaattgtcagaattaaattccatctgccattgatccgcccaactttccatctgacctaAATCCTGCTGTATCCCTGGACAACCTTCCTCCTTATCCACATCACAACCAACttccatgtcatctgtaaacttactaattattcctcctacactcacatccaagtcgttaatatatatcacaagcagcaaaggtcccagcactgatcccaggtCATAGACTtcccaatcagaaaagcatccttccaccagtccagatgaagggtctcaacccaaaacgtcgacagtccattaccctccacagatgctgcctgacccgctgagttcctccagcagcttatttcgTGCTTCGACCACCattctctgcctcctgtcaccaagctcaatttggatccaattagccactTGCctcggatcccatgtgccttaaccttctggacttgTTTGTGCAGATTCTTGGTATCTCTTCAGTCATCAGGttttagagagatacagcatgccaacagggcctttggcccctgagtctgtgctgaccatcaaacacccatttacattaatcctacattattcccattttttattctccccacattctcattgactCGACCTCCTCTCCCAGATCCTATCACTAACCcctacaccagaggcaatttacagaggccaactaACCtagctgcacatctttggggtgtgagaggaaactggagcacccacaggaatctcacacagtcacagggagaacgtgcaaatgccacacaaacagcacccagggttaggattgaacccagaactcggacactgtgaggcagtggtcctaccagctgtgccattgtgctgctcaCTTAGATGTGCCCATTGTCAGGCAGGGTGTGTTGGAGGAGCTGAGTGACCTCCTGCTGCTAAACCATGCTTTTCCCCAAGCTTGTGAATAGAACTGAAAATATGTTTGATTGGAAACAAAACAAGATTTATTTAAGCACACCAGAATAATTTGGATTGTCACACTCTTCATCTGGGGTAGACAAAATTATGGATGTGGAGTACAATAAAGGTGCAATAAGTAGTTGATAATATTTCCAGAAAAGCTTCATTGCATTGTGGTTGATTTTAAAGGAAACCTTACATTACTTAAATCAACAATAGTAAAATATAAAGTGAGCAAAGATTCCACATTACCATGCTACACATTTAGAATTctgatgaaattaaaacaaaactcattGAAAGTTCTCAGATGGtttgggagcatctgtggagggaggattAATGGGCTGATAGTGGTCCTGAACAGCACATAATCCTTTAAATTGGCACTCTGGTGgcacagaaatgtcaaatactcaagggcatagttttaaggtgagaggatgaaagtttaaaggagatgtgcggggcaaattttttttacacagagagtggtgggtgcctggaacgggctgccaggggaggcagtggaggcagatacgatagtggtgtttaggaAGCtgtcagacacatgaatatgcagggaatggagggatatagatcatgtgcaggcagaagagatttagtttagttcagcattgtgttcggcacagacatggtgggccaaagggcctgttcctgtgctgtactgttctatgttccatgttaagtGGTGGCAATTCTGGGAATTCAGCGTGTGCTCTCAAACATAGAAGCTCCAGGATTATTGACAGATTTGGGGCATGCCTCAGACTCTGTGTCACAGGAGATGGTGTCGCATTTCTTGAACAGCACGTTCAGTGGTAAGTACAGGCACAGAGGGCACGGACAGGTGCAGGGCAGCAAGATCTGGCCCcacatttcagattaatgaactttcatcagaatgaaaagtcatcaacctgatattttgcattctttctgttcttacaggtgctgcctgatctgcagaatgtttacagcattttctcttttccttacttcacatttccagcatctgtagtattttactTTTATGCAAGAAGTCTTGATACTGGTTCTATTGCAAAATCTGCAGTGTGTTGCTTTAAAGGGTAACATTTTGGAACTATTTTTTAAAGTCATTGCATAAGAACCAATTCATATGTCAAACAACTACTGATCACTGGGTTTCATAGAATCCAGTCTAATCAGCAGAACTTGAAGAGATAGGTGAACATAGACAATGATTGATTTTAGagacacgagggactgcagatgctggaatctggagcaacaacaagactgctggaggaacttggcgggtcaggcagcatctgtggagacaaagggatggtcgacgtttcgggtcgagagcctGCATCACTGTTTGGTTTTACCGATTCAAGCTCATCTCCACActtaattgaaaatatttattcaaaatcTAGAATGAATCAAAATCTAGAAGGAATCCTTCGCTGTCTGGTACCGATCTTGGAGTGCACCCTTCAGCTGGACAAATGCAGGTGAACTTGTTGATTCCATCCACACAAGTTGTTCCTGGTGGGCATGGGTCCATGAGGTCACActcattgatatctggaacaataACATCAcagggaaacatgcaaactcgatgtgaacagcactggaagtcagtattgaacccgagtgcctggagctgtgatgcaacaGCCCTACTAGTCCTGCCACTAAGCCAGCCCTCATGGGCAATAAATCCCAGCCTTGCTCCCAACATGCACACtccatgaaacaaaatgttgCATGTGAGATAAAAAAACAGGGATGGAAATTTCAAGGTGAACCAGAACggtgtaggtcagtgagcacgGGGTAAGGGGTGAATGAGAATTAGTCACAGATTCAGTAGGTTGGAGGGGGGACCTTCAGCCCCTCGGGTCCATGCCCACCATTGAGAATttgcctgcactaatcccattttccagcactcagtccATAGTCTTATATCAtcatcataagaccataagatagaggagcagaattaggccattcggcccatcgagtctgctccaccattccatcatggctgatttttttcttaaccccattctcccaccttctccccataacccttaacccacttaccaatcaagaacctgtcaatctctgccttaaatacacccagtgacttggcgtccactgccctctgtggcaatgagttccaaagattcaccaccctctggcttaagaaattcctcctcatttcagttttaaagggatgtccctttattctgaggctgtgtcctcagatcctagactctcttactgacggaagcatcctctccatgtccactatatctaggcctttcaatgttcggcaagtttcaatgagatatcccctcatccttctgaactttgaTAAAGTagagacccagagccatcaaacgctcctcatacgttaagcttttcattcctggaatcattcttgtgaacctcctctggaccctctccagggccatcaCATCTTTCCctaggtatggggcccaaaactgctcacaattcaCAGTGACCTGGTAATggtcatctaaatacttcttaaatgctgtgagagtccctgcctcctccaccccctcaggcagtgcattccagagtccAACCCCcctctcctcagatcccctctcctACCCCTTATCATCTTCTCTCTATGGTTGTAGACAACTCTGCTAAGGGGATAGGTTAGTCATTACCATTATTGTGTCAGGACACCATTATTTCAGATGGTCTCAGGTCTCAGAGAATTTTAGGGAGGGAGGTattgaagggggaggggtgggcatTACTCCTCAGGGAAAAtctcacagcagtgctcagagaggacatactggacgGCTCATCTACTGGGGCAATTTGGGTGGagtgaggaataagaaagggacgaccacattaatgggactatattatagacctcccaatagtcagcgggatttagaggaacaaactTGTAGAGAgctagcagacagttgcaagaaaaacaaagttgtgaaagtaggtaattttaactttccacatattgactgggactcccatattgTAACGGGATTGGATGGGATCAAGTTTgtcaatgtgttcaggaaagtttcctcaatcaatatgcagAGGTCCCAATTAGAGAGATCGCGATACTGTATCTCTTCTTAGGGAATgaaacagggcaggtgacagaagtgtgtgtaggagaACACtatggatctagtgatcataattccattggtttcaagataattatggagaaggataggattggtgctcgggttgagattctaaattggagtaaggccaattttgatggcatcagaagggatctggcaggcgtggattgggataggctgttttccggccaagagatgcttggtaagtgggaggctttcaaaagtgaaatactgagagtacagaatctgtatgtttcttttagaataaaaggcaaggctaacaggtttagggaaacttggttatcaagggatattgaggctctggtaaagaaaaaggaggtacaTATCAagtacaggcagttaggatcaaatgaggcacttgagtataagaaatgcaagagaacacttaagagagaaatcaggagggtaaaaacaggacatgaggttgctttggcagacaaggtgaaatagAATCccaaagggtagcaagggacaaaattggtcctcttgaagatcaacgtggtcatctatgtgtggagccgaaagagatggggagatcttaaatgaatttttttgcatccatatttactctggagatggACATAGAGACCataggcaaaagagtagtgaggtcatggaccgcaTCTGCATTACGGAAGACGAGGTGCTTgatgtcttgaggcaaatgaaggtggataaatccccagggcctgacgaggtgttcCCTCAGACCTTCTGGGaggttagtgcagaaattgcagggactctggcagagatatttgaaacatccttagccacgagTGAGGTGCcgaaggactggaggatagctgatgttgttcaaggaaggctctaagaataagccaggaaa encodes the following:
- the c20h1orf74 gene encoding UPF0739 protein C1orf74 homolog; translation: MEAAQKEQLIFMTQKSLRLNRKKRFSESRCLQLLAEVLTVDLGLKPAFLFDYCSSNAEQIQKFVQELWKMGFLSENLHILSIQDNILIINLNRTIRHLERALQENGVQVIDVSVYRDDPQLAELWVTNQVKAHLDIIWKHLKSQVIQTGKSKSGFVTASEIFSSEWNLCTVFGFLLGFPVSYWFDFSKSFENCLSMTELRAFSFSAFCPRITKNLKYQMYSFSVPEILFLDLQSTIETWQRDLQSDFNLQSTFSDLCISTEAVCLPGITL